The bacterium BMS3Abin11 nucleotide sequence TTTAATGATGGTCTGGTGACGAATGGTGAGCGCTACAATAAGGTTGTTGATATCTGGACGCATACCAGTGAAAAGGTTGCCAATGAAATGATGGATCAGTTAGGTACTGATTCATTCATCAATGACGCTGGCGAAACTGTTGAACAGGAATCATTCAATTCTATCTATATGATGGCCGACTCTGGTGCGCGTGGTTCACATGCGCAGATCAGGCAATTATCCGGCATGCGCGGCCTGATGGCCAAGCCGGACGGTTCCATTATTGAAACACCCATTACGGCTAATTTTCGTGAAGGGCTGAATGTACTGCAGTACTTTATTTCCACTCACGGTGCACGTAAGGGACTGGCCGATACAGCACTGAAAACTGCTAATTCTGGCTATCTGACACGCCGTCTGGTTGATGTCTGCCAGGATCTGGTGGTAGTGGAAGATGATTGCGGCACTGAGCAGGGTGTTATTAAAGAAACTCTGGTTGAAGGTGGTGAAGTTGTTGTGCCATTGTCTGATCTGGTGCTGGGTCGAGTTGTAGTAAAAGATATCCCGAACCCGGAAGGCAAGGGCATGCTGATCAAAAAAGGCAAAATGCTGGATGAAAAGGATATTTCGCAGCTTGATGAATACTCCATCAATGAAGTACTGGTGCGTTCACCTGTAACCTGTGAAACCCGATATGGTATTTGTGCCACCTGTTACGGTCGCGACCTCGGGCGCGGTCATCTAGTCACTACCGGCGAAGCAGTCGGTGTCATCGCCGCGCAATCTATCGGCGAGCCGGGTACTCAGTTGACGATGCGTACCTTCCATATTGGCGGTGCGGCTACCGGCTCGGCTGCAATAAGCAGCGTTGAAGTGAAGAACAGCGGGACTATTCATCTTCATAGCGTCAAGTACGTTAAAAATACCAGGGGAAATCTTGTTACCATTTCTCGTTCAGGTGAACTGATTGTTCAGGACAAGCGTGGCGCGAACCGCGAAAAGCACAAAATACCATATGGAGCAGAACTGACTATCAAAGACGGCCAGAAGATTACTTCCGGCGATATAGTTGCCGAATGGGACCCACATACACATCCGATCGTATCTGAGGCGGCAGGAAAAATAAGCTTCATAGACATGGTGGAAGATGTCACGTTCAAGAAGCAGTCTGACGATATTACAGGTCTGACGCGTTATGTGATCACTGATTTAACGCAGCGATCCGCAGCAGCCACTGACATGAAGCCTGCAATAATGCTGGTGGACAGGAAAGGTGAACCGATTAACTTCCCGGGTACAGAAATACCGGCGAAATACTTTCTGCCCGGTAACGCCATTTTGATGGTTGATGACGGCAAAGAAGTCAAAATCGGTGACATAATGGCCAAAAACCCGCGTGAAGGTTCAACTACCCGTGATATTACCGGTGGTCTACCACGTGTGGCTGAGTTGTTTGAGGCACGCAAACCGAAAGAGCCGGCCATTCTGGCCGAGGTCGGTGGTGTTATCTCATTCGGTAAGGAAACCAAAGGCAAACAGCGACTGGTGATATCCGATAATGAGGGTGAGAATCATGAATTCCTGATCGCTAAGGAACGCCCGTTGTCAGTGGTTGAAGGTGAATCCGTCATCAAAGGTGATATTCTGGTAGACGGTCCGCCTGTTGCGGCTGACATTCTGCGTTTGAAGGGTGTGCCAGAGCTGCTCGAGTACATCGTTGCTGAAGTACAGGATGTGTACCGTCTGCAAGGTGTGAAGATCGATGATAAGCATATTGAGGTCATCGTTCGCCAGATGCTGCGTAAGGTGACTATTCTTGATCCTGGCGACACCCTGCTGCTGCCGGGTGAACAGCTGGAACGCACGGCCTTATTGGAAGAAAATGATAGAATGCTGGCCGCTGGCAAGAAGGCAGCCATAGCAGAGCGTAATTTGCTGGGCATCACCAAGGCGTCATTGTTAACCGAATCCTTTATCTCAGCGGCATCCTTCCAGGAGACAACGCGTGTCCTGACCGAGGCAGCGATCATTGGCAAAACGGATTCCTTACGAGGTCTGAAAGAGAATGTTATCGTTGGACGTTTGATTCCTGCTGGAACGGGCCTGGCCTACCATCAGGAACGTCACCGTCGCAAGCAACGCGAAAAGGATGAAAAACTGGCACTGGAAGAGTTCGTAAACAGTGCGAAGAAGGTAGAAACCGAAGTTTCTGAAGGGGATGAGGCAGCTATCTCTGCATGATGTAAATCTGTCTTGACAGCGGGGTCCGATGGCCCTAGAATTGCCCATCTTTTCGCAGGCTGGAGATTTTTCTCCGGCCTGTGTCTTGTTTTGGGCTGGAGAATATTGAATGCCAACAGTTAATCAGCTGGTGCGGAAGCCGCGTCAGCGTCAGACAAAAAAGTCAAATGTACCCGCTTTAATGGCCTGTCCGCAGCGCCGCGGAGTGTGTACGCGTGTGTATACCACGACACCGAAGAAACCTAACTCTGCACTGCGTAAAGTGGCACGTGTCAGGTTAACCAATGGCTTTGAGGTCAGTAGTTATATCGGTGGTGAAGGCCATAACCTGCAGGAGCACTCGGTGGTACTGATTCGCGGTGGTCGTGTAAAGGATTTGCCTGGTGTGCGTTATCACACAGTTCGTGGCACGCTGGATACAGCAGGCGTGGCAGATCGTCGCAGAGGCCGTTCAAAATACGGTACCAAACGCCCTAAGTCATAAGTGAGCTGGATATCTTAGTACAAAACATTATAGACGTATTTCACAAAGAATTTATATGGATCTAACCGATGCCTAGAAGAAGAGAAGTACCAAAACGCCAGATTCTGCCTGATCCTAAATACGGCAGTGAAACACTGGCCAAATTTGTCAATATTTTAATGCTGGATGGCAAGAAGTCGACAGCTGAGAAAATCACTTATGGTGCACTGGATCTGATTGTAGAGCGTGGCAAAAATGACCCGATAGAAGTCTTTGAGACAGCACTGGAAAACGTCCGTCCGACGGTTGAAGTAAAATCCCGTCGTGTCGGTGGTGCGACCTACCAGGTGCCTGTAGAAGTGCGCCCGAGCCGCCGCACTGCATTGGCTATGCGCTGGTTGGTAGAGGCTTCACGCTCACGTGGTGAAAAATCAATGGGTATGCGCCTTGCAGGTGAATTGATGGATGCCTTCGAGGGCCGCGGTACAGCCGTTAAGAAGCGTGAAGATACGCATCGCATGGCAGAAGCCAATAAAGCGTTCTCGCATTTCCGTTTCTAGCCTATAGAGAAAGACTTAAGACTTATATTGAATACAGTAGAAAAAATATTTCAGGAAACAGTAAAGTGGCACGTAAAACACCCATCAAGCGTTATCGGAACATCGGCATCATGGCTCATATTGATGCGGGTAAGACGACGACTACTGAACGCGTTCTGTACTACACCGGTATTTCTCACAAAATAGGTGAAGTACATGATGGTGCGGCAACCATGGACTGGATGGAGCAGGAGCAGGAACGTGGAATTACCATTACCTCTGCTGCAACTACCTGTTTCTGGAGCGGCATGCGCAAGGACAAGGATGAGTACCGCATCAACATTATTGATACACCGGGCCACGTAGATTTCACTATCGAAGTTGAGCGCTCATTACGTGTGCTCGACGGTGCCTGCGCCGTATTCTGTGCAGTGGGTGGTGTAGAGCCACAGTCAGAAACAGTCTGGCGTCAGGCGAACAAGTATAAAGTGCCGCGTATGGCATTTGTTAACAAAATGGATCGTGCCGGTGCTGATTTCCTGCGTGTGGTCGACCAACTGAAAGAGCGTCTGGGTGCCAATGCGGTACCTGTACAGTTGCCTATCGGTGCAGAAGAAAACTTCGAGGGTGTTGTCGACCTGGTTCGCATGAAAGCGATTTACTGGGAAGAAGAAAACATGGGCTCCTACTACGAAGAGCGCGAGGTTGCCGCAGACATGCTCGAGCAGTGTCAGGAATACCATGAAGCCCTGGTTGAGACAGCGGCTGAAGCCAATGAAGAGCTAATGGACAAATACCTGGAAGAGGGTGACCTGTCGGTTGAAGAGATACTGGAAGGCCTGCGTTTACAGACGCTGGCGAATGAGATTGTGTGTGTTTTTTGTGGTTCTGCATTCAAAAACAAGGGTGTACAGGCCATGTTGGACGGCATTATTGACTTCATGCCTTCTCCACAGGATGTGCCTGCTATCAAGGGTATCCTGGATGATAAGGATGAAACCGAGGCTGAGCGTCCGGCAGATGATAGCGCGCCATTTTCTGCGCTGGCTTTCAAGATTGCGACAGACCCCTTTGTTGGTCAGCTGGTCTTTTTCCGTGTTTATTCCGGTATGATGAAGTCAGGCGACACCGTGTATAATCCGGTTAAGCACAAAAAAGAACGCATCGGGCGTATTCTGCAAATGCATGCCAATTCCCGTGAAGAAATCAAGGAGGTGCGTGCGGGTGATATTGCCGCGGCAGTCGGTATAAAAGATATCACTACAGGTGACACGCTGTGTGCGACTAACGATATTATTACTCTGGAAAGAATGGAATTCCCTGAACCGGTTATTTCACAGGCCGTTGAGCCGATAACCAAGGCGGATCAGGAAAAAATGGGTATTGCTCTGTCTAAACTGGCACAGGAAGACCCTTCATTCCGTGTGCATACAGATCATGAGTCCGGCCAGACCATTATCTCAGGCATGGGTGAACTGCATCTGGATATCATTATTGATCGCATGAAGCGTGAATTTAGTGTTGAGGCCAATGTGGGTAAACCGCAGGTTGCTTACCGTGAAACCATTCGCAAAACTGTCGAGCACCAGTACAAG carries:
- the rpsL gene encoding 30S ribosomal protein S12, with amino-acid sequence MPTVNQLVRKPRQRQTKKSNVPALMACPQRRGVCTRVYTTTPKKPNSALRKVARVRLTNGFEVSSYIGGEGHNLQEHSVVLIRGGRVKDLPGVRYHTVRGTLDTAGVADRRRGRSKYGTKRPKS
- the rpoC gene encoding DNA-directed RNA polymerase subunit beta'; protein product: MRDLFNLFNKAEKNDDFDAIRIGLASPEKIRSWSFGEVKKPETINYRTFKPERDGLFCAKLFGPVSDYECLCGKYKRLKHRGVVCEKCGVEVTHSKVRRERMGHIDLATPCAHIWFLKSLPSRMGLVLDMTVRDIERVLYFEGYIIIDAGMTPLEEQALLTEDQYIEALEEYGDEFEASMGAEAIRSLLKKIDLKEVAETLREGLDNTNAVTKIKKLTKRLKVIEAFIASNNKPEWMILDILPVLPPDLRPLVPLDGGRFATSDLNDLYRRVINRNNRLKRLLELNAPDIIVRNEKRMLQEAVDALLDNGRRGKAITGANKRQLKSLADMIKGKQGRFRQNLLGKRVDYSGRSVIVVGPTLKLHQCGLPKKMALELFKPFIFSKLELRGLATTIKQAKKMVETESAEVWDILEEVIREHPVLLNRAPTLHRLGIQAFEPVLIEGKAIQLHPLVCAPYNADFDGDQMAVHVPLSIEAQLEARTLMMSTNNVLSPANGEPIIVPSQDIVLGLYFMTRKNLNAKGNGSIFSDVKEAKLAYDSGAVDLHASAKIRITETVTDDKGKESTATTIYETTVGRAILSEILPSALPFSAINKVMKKKAISEVINLSYRQAGLKDTVIFADKLMYTGFKMAAKSGISIGIDDMVVPANKAEILSEAESEVLSIQQQFNDGLVTNGERYNKVVDIWTHTSEKVANEMMDQLGTDSFINDAGETVEQESFNSIYMMADSGARGSHAQIRQLSGMRGLMAKPDGSIIETPITANFREGLNVLQYFISTHGARKGLADTALKTANSGYLTRRLVDVCQDLVVVEDDCGTEQGVIKETLVEGGEVVVPLSDLVLGRVVVKDIPNPEGKGMLIKKGKMLDEKDISQLDEYSINEVLVRSPVTCETRYGICATCYGRDLGRGHLVTTGEAVGVIAAQSIGEPGTQLTMRTFHIGGAATGSAAISSVEVKNSGTIHLHSVKYVKNTRGNLVTISRSGELIVQDKRGANREKHKIPYGAELTIKDGQKITSGDIVAEWDPHTHPIVSEAAGKISFIDMVEDVTFKKQSDDITGLTRYVITDLTQRSAAATDMKPAIMLVDRKGEPINFPGTEIPAKYFLPGNAILMVDDGKEVKIGDIMAKNPREGSTTRDITGGLPRVAELFEARKPKEPAILAEVGGVISFGKETKGKQRLVISDNEGENHEFLIAKERPLSVVEGESVIKGDILVDGPPVAADILRLKGVPELLEYIVAEVQDVYRLQGVKIDDKHIEVIVRQMLRKVTILDPGDTLLLPGEQLERTALLEENDRMLAAGKKAAIAERNLLGITKASLLTESFISAASFQETTRVLTEAAIIGKTDSLRGLKENVIVGRLIPAGTGLAYHQERHRRKQREKDEKLALEEFVNSAKKVETEVSEGDEAAISA
- the rpsG gene encoding 30S ribosomal protein S7, with protein sequence MPRRREVPKRQILPDPKYGSETLAKFVNILMLDGKKSTAEKITYGALDLIVERGKNDPIEVFETALENVRPTVEVKSRRVGGATYQVPVEVRPSRRTALAMRWLVEASRSRGEKSMGMRLAGELMDAFEGRGTAVKKREDTHRMAEANKAFSHFRF
- the fusA gene encoding elongation factor G produces the protein MARKTPIKRYRNIGIMAHIDAGKTTTTERVLYYTGISHKIGEVHDGAATMDWMEQEQERGITITSAATTCFWSGMRKDKDEYRINIIDTPGHVDFTIEVERSLRVLDGACAVFCAVGGVEPQSETVWRQANKYKVPRMAFVNKMDRAGADFLRVVDQLKERLGANAVPVQLPIGAEENFEGVVDLVRMKAIYWEEENMGSYYEEREVAADMLEQCQEYHEALVETAAEANEELMDKYLEEGDLSVEEILEGLRLQTLANEIVCVFCGSAFKNKGVQAMLDGIIDFMPSPQDVPAIKGILDDKDETEAERPADDSAPFSALAFKIATDPFVGQLVFFRVYSGMMKSGDTVYNPVKHKKERIGRILQMHANSREEIKEVRAGDIAAAVGIKDITTGDTLCATNDIITLERMEFPEPVISQAVEPITKADQEKMGIALSKLAQEDPSFRVHTDHESGQTIISGMGELHLDIIIDRMKREFSVEANVGKPQVAYRETIRKTVEHQYKYAKQSGGRGQYGHVYLRLEPQEPGSDFEFLDEVKGGVVPKEFIPAVRKGIESTIQSGIMAGFPVVDVRVALYDGSYHEVDSSEQAFKAAASICFKEAFMLASPQLLEPIMAVEIVTPEEYMGNVNGDVSSRRGIIQSMEDGPSGKIIRCEVPLSEMFGYATSLRSATQGRANYSMEFKKYAAAPNNVAGAVIKTRSS